GACGATTCATAGCAGCTTTCTGGAGTTAAATTAATCCTTTAACCTTAGCGGGCTGAGCGTGGCGAGCCGTGCATGGTTTGTCTAGGCCAAAATGTTCAAAAAAAGTCAGCTGTTTTTTAATGCTTTCATCCTCAACGAAAAACTATATGTCAGAAAGTTGATTCAGTGGATGAAATGGTGTTTTTCTATAATTATGATATCTGCCGGGTTCTTTTTCTGAAGAACGTAGTCCTGCAAGAAGTCATGTCTTTTCATTTTCCACGAAAATATCAGGGCTACCGACGTATTTATTTAACTCATATTTATCGTTTATTCATAAGAAGAAAATTCCCAAGCGCAGTGCGGAGAGAGGGGGGGGAAGACACACGCGCGGCTGGATTTAGTGCGGTATCCGAGCAGAAGGAGCTCATGGAGGTGCATGGCCTTTCCATGCACCGCATCAACCGGAATCGGCGATGGATCTCACCACCGGCGGCAAATCCGGTCTCATTCAGCCAGATGACAGCAGGTCCAGCCTTCATCCATGTGCGGATTCCGGGCTTTAATGGAGAAGACAGAGGAATTCAGGCTTTTTTGCGCCGGATCCCGGCATCTTCTTTTGAAGAACCTGCTAGCACATCGCGGGGTGTGTGCTCAGCGAGGAGATTGGACGTGCTGACTTCGACCAGGCTTTCCCTTCCCAGAAAATCCATCAGGATTTTCACACGCTCCTGGCCGTCCTGGATGCTGTTGACGATGCCTTTGAGCCCGCGCATAGGCCCGTCGGTCAGTTCCACCGTATCGCCTACGTTCACGCCCACGTGGACAACTTTGACATCCTGGCCTTCCATCTCCTCGCGCAGCAGGCGGATGATGTCATCGGAAACGGAGACCATTTGCTCCCCGAAATCCACAATGCGGATAACGTTTTGAGAGTGGCGGACCGCACGGACCGAAAGGGCGGGGACAAAGCGCGCAAACATGTATCCCGGGAAGAGCGCCTCCATGAACCAGACCTTGCCGCGCCGGGTGTTCTTTTGGAAACGGATGCGCGGGCAGTAGGTCTCCACCTCCGGCAGGGTCTGCATCACGGCGGCGGCCAGGTGCTCACACTTGGGCCTGGTGTGGATGACATACCAGGCGGGTTGATCGGAGAACATGTTCACGTTCACGCAAGGTGCAGGGTGCGGGCCAGAATGAAAGCGCCTGCCTGATGGTCATGACTTTTTCTTTTTGGCTGCGGGTGCAGGGGCGGCGGCCTTCTTTTTGCCAAAGCCGAGG
This window of the Prosthecobacter sp. SYSU 5D2 genome carries:
- a CDS encoding transcription termination/antitermination NusG family protein, which produces MFSDQPAWYVIHTRPKCEHLAAAVMQTLPEVETYCPRIRFQKNTRRGKVWFMEALFPGYMFARFVPALSVRAVRHSQNVIRIVDFGEQMVSVSDDIIRLLREEMEGQDVKVVHVGVNVGDTVELTDGPMRGLKGIVNSIQDGQERVKILMDFLGRESLVEVSTSNLLAEHTPRDVLAGSSKEDAGIRRKKA